A region of the Sarcophilus harrisii chromosome 3, mSarHar1.11, whole genome shotgun sequence genome:
GACTGCCTAGAGGTGGCAAATATATTAACCACAGAAATGGAATCTGCCCAGAGCAGAGCTTCCTAGATGGAAGGCTGCTGCCTGCACCCTCCCAAGCAAGCTggcttttctcccctcccccacccgcTTCTCTTTCTAGAAGGGAAAGGAGATCCTCACAGACAACAATATTCCACATGGCCAGTGTGTCATCTGTCTCTATGGTTTCCAGGTCAGTGCGACAAGGGGGACGAGGGGTGTGTGTGGGTTTGCCCAGTCTGGCCTCAGCCACACATTTCAGGGCCTGTGAGATCCTGAAAAGGAGAACCCAACCCCAAGCTGTTCCCTTTCTGACCAGGAGAAAGAAGCTTTCACTAAGACCCCCTGTTACCACTACTTCCATTGCCATTGCCTGGCCCGCTACATCCAGCACATGGAGCAAGAACTCCTGGCCCAGAAGGAGGAGCAGCAGCAACACCCCGGCTCTCCGGTGGAGCAGGTAGCGGCTGCCTGGGATTGGCCTCACCCCCACTAACCCCTAGCCCTGAGCAGCCATTAGACCTCTTCTTCCTGTCCTGTCCCCAGGACCTAACATCGGGACACTTGTTTCCCAAGCatgcttctcccctccccctttctctcttagTTACTTCTTGtagcaaaaataaaaggaggatGCAGTGGGAGAAGAGTTCAGCGTCTAATACAGACAATTGGACACTGAGTATTCCTCACTTGAAGGGGGAAGGTCACTGTCTTAAGAGATTTTCTATGGAGACAATTTCACCTGCCGTTTTGTGTGGCAGGGTGTCGGCGTCCAGTGTCCAGTCTGCAGAGAGCTCCTGGTCTACGACCTCGCCACGCTGCAGGCAGCTCCCCCACCTCAACATCCTCTGGTAAGGGGGCCACAGGGCGGGTGGGGAGGATGACCCAGCTCCTCAAGGCTTCTCCAGAAGGGTGCCTTATCTGCCTGGGAAGGACAGGGCCAGGCAGCCACAAGTAGCCCTGGGCCAACCAGTCAGTTCCCTCTTACTCCCTCCAGGAGCCATACCAGCCCGATGCAGAGAGCTTGAGGCAGCGGGAGGAGAGGCAGCGGCTCTACGAGAGGCAACAGCAGCGCGGGGGGATCATAGATCCAGAAGCTGAACGGAACCGCTATTTCATCAGCCTCCAACAGGTGAGGAAACGTCTTCCTGACCCCATCACCCCTGTCGGGGCTGCAGAATCACAGATGGTTTGGAGTGACAGAGGGCATGGGGATGTCAAAGTTGGGGTGCTGCACTGGAGGACCCCATCCTTACTGCACTTCTCCTTTTTCTAGCCTTCCCCTGTGGAGCCTGAGGTGGCTCAGGATGCCTCCAAGGGATCTCAGCCACCAGGTGCCCCTGCCACAGCTTTGCCCACCCCACCAGACACTCTGCCTGTTGCCCCACAGCATACAAGAGAAAGGATCTCAGGGGCTGGGCCAAGCCAACCAGGGCTGAATGAGCTCCAGAGGGCAGAAAGAGACACCTCCAGGGCCTGCCGGACCCCTGGGCAACAGTCAGAGCAGAGAGACCTTCGGGGAAGTGGGAACTCTGCCCCCAAAGGCTCCAGTTGTACACAAGAACTGCCCCCTCCTACAGGGCCATTCAAAGAGCCCATGGACCTGAAGCCAGAGCCTCAGAGTCAAAGGGTTGAAGGCCCCACCAAGGAGAAGGGGGCTGGCAACTGGCAGGGGCCCCCAAACCGCAGGAACTGGGAATGTGGTCGCTGGGAACGTTCCAAAGGCCGGATGCCTGGCTCCTCTTATCCCCGCCTGCCTCGAGGTCGGGGAGCTTACCGGCCCAGTGCCCGCAGGGAACCTCCAGGCCTGGAACCAGAGGAGGCTTCCTAGCAGGAATGCTGGGGGACAGGGAATAATGGGtgggagggaagcaataaagagTATTGGCCCAGCTCAGCCAACTCTGCTTGCTGCTGCCTCTGGAAGTAAAAAGTCTAGTCTTTAGGAGCTATATCCTTGCCAAATTTGTGATGGAAGGAAGAGGCAAAGGTGGCAGGATAATTCTTTAAATCCTTCTGTATTTGTATGGAAGTTGTGACGGCCATGAATGTTAGAAAAAGGAATGTACTCCTAAACTTGTTCTGTCTCCTCAACTGTGGCTATTTCTGTAGGACCTCAGGGTAAGTGGAAGTTCCTTTGTAATAACCCAGCGTctgcctcccttcttctcctccctccctttccccccatttttaaaTACTAGCAGGAAAACTAATCAGAGAGGTATTAGTGCTGTGAACTGTGTTTATTGGTTTGATGTTAGGCCCGGCTTGGTCAGAGCAAGAGCCTCAACATTCTTCAAAGCCCCCTCAGGGTCATTTTTAAAGAGCATGAAGTGGCCTTGTACCTGAGCAGCACTGAGCTGGCCCTGGGCCAACAGGGCTCGGTCTGCAAAGGATTCAGCCGTAGACACAGGCTCTTCTGGGTAGAACCTCTGAAACATCTGGGATAGCTGCCAATGCGAACAATAACCAACATATTCCTTAAGGTCCACACGACCCGGACGCACCAGAGCAGGGTCCAGCCTAGAGATGGGAAGCAGAGAGTGGCAGACCCTAGTGTCATTATGGTTTGAGATGTGGACCTGTCACCACCTCCAACTTGCTGGTCTAAAAAGGGTATAAAGAAAAGATCAAGTTTCCCATTTTTGCTATTTAACAAggatccttccctccttccttacctGTCAACATAATTAGTAGTCATGAAGACAATTCGCGCCTCTGTGGAGGCCACACCATCTAGGGCATTGAGCAACCCGCTGAAGGTCAGACGTCCAAGTCCTTGGTATTTTGCTGGGTCTAAATCAAATGAGAATCATGGAAGGGTAGTTAAGTCAGCTTAGTTTGAAGTAGGCagggaagggaagcaggaaaTGGAGGGATCTGATTTGGGAAAAGATGGCAGGGCACCCAGCACTCACTTTCCTTCCCTAAGTCTCGACTGAGGAAGGCCGCGTCCACGTCCTCCAGAAGGACCAGGCTCTGCTGCGGAGCCACACTCAACAAGTGGTTCAGGCGGTCGTCAGAGAGGCTGGAATCAGTAAGGCTAAGGAGGCAGATGCTATGTTCCAGTTCTCCAGCCAGAGCTGTGCTATGGAAGACAGGGAGGAGGATGAGGCCCTGTGAGGTAGGGCCTTTCTCCCCACACCCTGGCAGACATTTCTGGGGTCCTTGGGATCATTCAAGCTGGACTCGGACAACTTGGTCCTACTCACATGAAGCTGCTCTTTCCACAGCCAGGGGGCCCGTACAATAGGTAACCTCGCCGGTAGGGAATGCCTGGGAATACAGTCCGGGGCAGCAGGGTCAGGACCTAAGCCAGCTGGACAGCTTCCAAGATGGGGATGTGCTGAGGAATGAGGGGCCGGATGGTTTGCCGACTACCCCCCTACAAATATCCTGGCCAGTCAGCCCCAGCTTGGGGGCAATGCCAGTACCACTGGCCCCCCAGAGCCTGGCTCTGGCAGCAGGACCTCCTCCCCGCTGAGCCCCAGGGCTCACCTCTATCGCTGTACCACTTGGGGTTATTGATGAACTCCCGGATATCCTGGATGATGCGCTCAGCCAAGCCCTTTTGGAGCACCACTGACTTCAAGGGTCTACGGCGTCTGGGGTGACCGAAGGGCCTCCACTCGGAGCCCATGGCCGTGTACATCACTGTCTTCCCCTCTTGTTGCTGCAGGGCCAGTTCCCGGGCTAGCCATGGGGGGAGAAAAAGAGCTTGGAAATGCTTCCTTTCCTTGGACACCCGATTTCTTATATCGAATGGGTCCCATACCTTCCTTGAGGATGCTACAGAAAATCCTGCGATCAGTGCCCAGGGCGGTGAAAGTGACAGACTCCCACGGGGTCCCCGTCTGCAGGTCAATCATCTGTTTCTCACGGTTCCGTTCCACCCGGATCCACTTGCCCTGGTACCTGCAAGGGGGGCAAGGTCCCTATCAAGGCACAGCCTGACCCTTCGTGGGGCGGGTCTTCCCTCTCCCACACCCCCCTCACCAAATGAAGTGGCTGCCCGGGCTGGGCACGAAGTCAAACTTGGTACTGACGTGGCCACTCTCGTGCTGCAGGTACGAGGTCTCCACGCTCAGGTGCTGCGTGCGGGAGCCGTGCCGGGCCAGCCAGCTCAGCAGCCACGAGTAGCTGCGGTCCCGACCCGGCACCTCCAGCGTGATCATGTAGTAGCGCCGGAAGGCCACCAGCCCCAGCTGGGCTCCCTTGCGGGCCAGGGCCAGGGCGGTGCCCACGCCCACCAGCCCAAAGCCGGCCCCGAAGTACGGATTGTCCTTCAAGGCCAGCACGAAGTCGGACAGGGCCATCGCGGGGGGCTCCTCTCAGGGGCGCTTCTGCATTGCCgacctgggggaggagggggcagaCGTGTGGGAAGGAGGGCGACTCCGGACGCTCCTCCATCCTTCCCCGAGATCTTCAAGGTCACACGTGGCAAGGGGCAGGATCCCTCCTCCCCGCCCCGGGAAACGGCAAGGTAACACTGGGTAGGGCTCCTACCTGGGTTCCGGAGGGGGGGTGCGGCGAGAAGGGGGGGCGCCCAACCAGCCCCCCTACTCTAgggctggggaaactgaggccgcgGCGCGGGGAGGGTTCGTCTGCGACTCCCTTCGGAGCGGCGACCGAGCCAGAGAAATCCGGGGGAGGACCGGCGGCCACCTGCGGAGCTACCTGGCACTGCCTGAAGGCCTCGGCTCTGCACGCTGTTACTCTCAGAGGTGCCCTCTGACCGCGTCCCGTCATGCTCTCGGGTCCCGGCCCCGGCACCTGGCCGCTCTGGCCCGCCCTCTCTATGGTACTCTCCTGCGGACCGAGGGGAGGAACCATAGAGTAAGGGCCCCGCCCCCCAGGCTGGCGGAACGAGAAAGAGAGGCCTTCTTCCGCCGGGAGCTCTAGAGCCCGCTGGGCCGGAGGCGGGCGCCCGCAGGGAGCCTGACGGGGCTGCTCCTTCCTCCGCAGACCATAGAGATGCGCCTCCCGCCGGCCCCCGGCCCTGAGGTGGGTGACCAAGGAGGGAACGGGAGCGGACGGGGAGGGAACAGAGGAGGAGGACGCTGCGTCCCCCCGATCCCCGGAAGGAGGGACAGGAAAGGGGGCGCGCGGCTTCCCTGGCGTGGAGGGAAAGACCCCGGCCCGCCCCGCCGCTAACCCCCGAGGAGGTTCCCCCCACACACTCCCCCACCCCACACGTACCCCTGCCTCTGCGTTAGGGCCCCGCCCCCtccgcccctccccccagccccgcCCGGGCGCGACCCCGTAACCCTCCGCGCCTTCTGGCTGCGGGAGGGAGACTCCCAGAGTTCCCTGCCCATCCCgcccggggggggggaggggggaacgtTCTGACCGCCGCAgagcccccgccccctcccctgtGGGAGAGAGAGTCCCCCGCCCGTCCGCGTCCGGCCCGGGTGTTCCTCCGCAGGGACAGCTCcacacccccctccccccgcagCCTGCCTGCCCTGTGCCCCCAAGGCTGGGAGCCCGGCGGCGCGTGCGGAGACTGTCGCCCCgaagaaggaggggggaggggcgcCCTGTGCCAGCTTAGCCCCCCCACCCACAGCCTCACTTCTCTCAGGCCTTTCGGGCGGCTGCCGCCCTTGGCGGGCCATTTTTCCTCCTGGTTCATGGGTACAAGTGGGCCTGTGGCACAGCGGGTAGAAAAGCGCCTGGGCACCAGCCCGGCCGCCTCCAGACGCGGGCACCGGCCGCCCGGGCAGCTCTCTGAGCAGCAAGCGGGGGAGCCCCCTTGCCCAGGACGCCCTCAGCCCCTGCAGCAAGCTTCAGCTTTAGTCTGTGACGGTTCTCTTGGAGGTGAAGAGCTGCCTCAGCTGTCAGTCGGCTTCCTATTCTGTGCCCAGGTTTCTTGTGccgggtgacttgcccagggtcacagagctgggaAGAACCTAAAGCCGCATTCGAACCCGGGTCCACCTGGCTCCAAagctgcccccccccctcccccaagccgCCCCCACACGCCCACAATTCGGGGAACTCGCGCTAGTTGGGAAATTGTTGAGTAGTTTGTGTTCAATGAAATGTCAGTCGGGAAGGGTCGCTTAGCCCCGCCCTATCGTCAGCTTGGCCTTATTCTTGCAGGGATTCTGCATTCTTATAGTGCCACACAGAATTCTACCGCATATGGTCCTGTGTGTCCTGTAGGAGTGAAGATTTTTaaattggaaggaatcttggaGGTCGGCTGCCTGAACTCAGACAGACCAGACTAAAATGTAATCGGGAAACGTTTAACAAAATGCATGACAATACGATGGACCTAGATgatgttacttaaaaaaaaaacttagtgaaGTATTACTCTTTTCCaattacacgtaaagatagtttgcaacattcgtttttattagatttggagtggcagatttttctccctccccttagacagcaagcaatctgatagggCTTATACACCTGCCATCCTGTTACCCATATTTTCACGTGAGGAGGACATTAcgttttaaaactaaatcaatagGTGGCCCTCAGGGATTCTTGTGAACGGCTTAATGGCCCCGTTTCTGCCTGAATGTGACACCACTGATGTAGTTCAACCtactttattttgcagatgagaaaaccaagcaCCTAAGACGCTAAAtggcttgttcaaggtcacacaggtagtgagtgGGGGaccctgacttcaagcccaggtCCTCTTGACTAAAATCTAGTGCTTTTCTCTGTATTGATTTCCCTTATTAATTCCTCCTATTGTGTgtggtttttaatttttgctatttAAAGCAAGAGAATACTTTGCTGTATTATTCATATAAGTCGGTACCACGATTATGTGGTGATGCCCAAAAGAGTAACCACTGGACATTTCCGGGTTCACCATCTCCTTACTAGATGACTTATTTGGCTTATGGGGAGCTTGCTGGAGTTGATGGGGACCCAGGAGGAAACTGACTGGAcatcttttgctttttccctcAGTTGGCTTGTTAGCATCTCAAGGAAATGAAGCATCTCTGTGGGAGGTGATGACTGATACTGTACTGGGCCCACAACAAGGGAACAGCAGTAAGGAAATGGATGGGCTATGCCCTCAACTGTTGCTACTGCCCTTACCCCTCCCTGACCGTGGTGTCCCAGGGTCAGTTCAGAGCCCTTCCTACTCTGAGACCCTCACACCTCTACCCACCAACTCAAATTGCCTGCTTGTGGAAGCCACAGCAACAGAGGGCAGTGCAGGAAGCATGGAAATCTTTGTGGAAGCTGTCACGGGAGACTTGTCTCAAAGTGCCCCTGGAGAGACCCCAGGTATAAACAGCCTTATAAACATTGTGATTTTATAACAATTGTTAGCCATTTTTGTAAAGATGTTTCAAGAAACAGTCgttttggggaaaggggaaggaaatggctATTCGTCAGTTAGTGTTAATTAAGGAATGTCTTAGCTTTATAACTGGTTCTAAGCACAATCagttttcttggagttttcttcTCCTATAAGGAGGAAATGATGAAACTATccgattaatttttttttcctagtaaatttatgtatttgtaatacacattgctttatggatcatgttgggaaagaaaaatcagagcaaaagggaaaaatcatgaaagagacaaaaaaaaattttgaacatagcatatgttgatttacattcagtctccttagttctttttctggatacagatgccattttctttccaaagtctattgggattgctttggatcaccgaaccactgagaagaactgagtcttTTTAATAGTCGATCATTAcacattgtttttgttattgtatacaatgtattcctgttcTGCTCATGAAACTATTATCTAGAAAGGAATGGATGAGAGGGAAACTGTTCAGATCTATGGCTGTACTTAGGCTAGCTAAGGTTTCCTAGATAGAAAAGTAATCTACTTTAACtttaaagtaaaagtaaattagaaagtaaaagtaaaaattttccaaaagtaATATAGCTGTGTATCCTCACCCTCACTCCCTGACCTAGGTTCTTGGGCGGGATTGCCCCTAACTCAACCTAGATAGATTGTTGGAAGGTGAGAGTTGAACATGTATTAGCATTTCCCTCAGCTATTACTCATTTTTTAGGAAGTCCTGGTAACTACAACAACTTTGTGttaaaactttcatttctttttcttggttgtTTCTGTAGAGATGATCAATGTCCTCTGCTTAAGATGTCACCATGACTTTAAGCCCTATTatccatctcttcttcctctcagaGAAAGCTCTCATCTCTTCCCTTTTATCTCATGGGATCATTGTTTTTCAGTTATCTCTATgcattctcctttttctctccatatTTCTTATGCCCTTCTTCAGTTGGGAAGCTCAGAATTGAACTTGGAATTCTCAGCTTCTGAGGTCTGACTGAAGAGAgtggaaaaatgattttttagttATCTACCCATAAAGCTGGGACCACATAGTCTATGTCTTCTGTATTCCTCCATAGTATATAACATTACTTTGCACTTTCGACAAACTACTCAGTAAATATTTTGTCAAGTGAATGATTCTGTATCCCAGAATCAGAAGCTATTTCTCATCCATCTTCACTATGCTTAAGGCTTTGTGTCCTTACTTTCTCTCTTCCtgaatttctgtctctgtctctgtggctctgtctctgtctacaGGTGTTCTGGTGAAGGTGGTGAAGCTGTACTTTTGTGAAGGCTGTGAGCAGAGCTTTCCTGAGCCCACACTGCTGGCCCTGCACCATTGTCCCAAGACTCTCTTGCAGTCCAAGGGCAGCCTATCTAGCTCCCAGCAGTCTGTAGAACTGAATCCTGGGGATTCTAGCCTCCCCAATCCCTTACAGGGGCACAATCCACTAGATGAAAATCCCCTGCCATGCCCAGTGTGTGGGCAAGAATTTGCCCAGCCACAGGCACTGAAAAGTCACTTCAAGAGCCATCAGGTTCCCCCTCAGGTCTTCTCCTGTTTTGAGCCAGAATGCGAGTTCTTGACTAGAGAACGCAAGGAACTACAGAACCATCTACAGCAGGCCCACAGTTTGGTCCCAGTGCCCTGCTCCTTTCGTGCCTGCCCTTTACTCTTTGGGAGCCAACAGGGCATGGAACTTCACCGTCGCTCCCACTACCCCTTCCAGTGCAGCTACTGCAACTACATGGGCTCGAATGTCAAACTGTTCTGTCAGCACCAGCGGAATCACCTGTCTGGGGCTCACAGAGAACCAGCTCCTAGTCAGGGCCCCTCTTCTCAGGCGATGCAGTCAGGTATGAGCTTGAGGTCACAGCTTCCCTCATTCTCATTTGATGTAGATTAGCTTCGTGGGCTTTAGCTTTAATTTCCATGAGGAAAGATGGCTGCTGCATTCCTTCTTTTCAGTTAGAATAAGAGATCTTTATCATGAGCAGGGTAAAGGGGTTCACTCTTGAAATAGGGGAGTAGTTTAGGATTGGGTAATTGAACAACACATCTGAGCAGGAGTAGCCAAGGTCTTCagataacaaacaaacaaacattaattTCTTTTCAGAACTGCCAGAAGAAGAATGGGTTTGATAGGGTTGGGTGGGCAGCTCTAAAATTACTTGAGCTGGAAAGTGacaggagaaaagaaacagaattcaAAATTTGGGCTTTCCTCATCTCTCACTGGCCTTTATTTATTCTCATGGTTCTCATTACATGGGCTGCAGGGAGCATAGCTGACTTGTTTTCATGGTCTCTGCTTCCTTACAACTGAAGGGTGATGAGGTAAGCAGGTTTAAAGGTGAAAGCATGGTCTCGGGCCAACATTGGATTAGGGTTTCCAGGCAAAAATGCCTGAGGAggagaaattatagaccaatattgTGATCTTAGCTATCTTGGGATCACTGGcccagggaagaaagggaagggtcTCCACCTTTAGACTTGAATCTGTAAAGAAGTTGAGGgactcttgttttacagatgaggaaaatgagccaTGGAAGggagaagtgactttcccagtgtctCTCGGGTATTAAGAAAAAGCCCTAGGATGAAAACCCATGTGCTCTTACTCCATGTCAAGTGTTTGTAGGAAGGGTGAGGGGAGAGACACTGCACCCTTAACTTCTGGGTGACTTTACCAGGTTAAATTTGTTTGCAGCAACTGAGCGGTCCTCTGAAAAAGGGAGACCTCCCAAAGGAACGGATAGCTTCCTGTCGAGCAGCAAAccaggggaagaggaggagaagaaagaacatGGAAGTGATCTTCTCTCTCCTGAGGGGAAGGAAGACgagaagaaacaaggaaaagCTGAGAGTGAAGACCAGGATGGGAGCAGCAAGAAAGTCCAAAAAACTCGCAAAGGGGCTCGGCAATTCAAAGGTAACTGTGTTAGACTCTGCCAAGTGGGTGTTACTCATctcagattttacagatgaggaaactgagactgagaaaagcTACTCAGTAGTAccttaagtcttcttgattccagttcCCTCCATTGGGCCCCCAAGCTGCTTCAGGATGGAATCCATGATCCCCAAACTTCATTTGAATGAGTTTAATAGTGAGGGGCTTTGTGGCATCTGAGTTGGGTGCTGTTTCAGGCTGGAGCAGGGCCAAAAGTGTAGCCATCAGGGTGTTGTTCTACTCCAGCTGGCCTTGTCTTCTCCAGAAGGGCACATGGTAGCTATGGAAATGGGATTCAATGAGATCATTTATCAAGGGCTGGTTTCCTACAGACACAAAGACTGCCACCTAACTGGAAAAGACAGTTGTGTTAGAACAGTTGTAAAGACCTCTGATCAAACTTGTGTATTGTTTGGATGACTGTTTTCTTCTGCTCTCGgctccatttttcctcttttccaatgTAGAGCAGTAGCATTTAGAACCTGTCCTTCATGGAGCCTGTCCTAGATGATGAATGAATACCAGAAGTACTCATTTTGCTTATAACCtactctccattttatagaataaGATGATCCCATGTTTGAATGGTTTACACCTTTTTGCTTCTGGCTTCTTGCTTTAGACTTATTATCCTTTTCACCAgtatctcttccttccttgtctTTATTGGGGCAGGTACAGGAAAAGTAATTAAAGCTGTGCTGTTTAATGCAAGACAGCTGTGGCTCAGGGGACagcagttaggaagacctgagtttaaatggtTTAAATCCAGACTCAAACTTCttagcaggtcacttaacctttgaTCCCCAAATGGATTCACTGAATCTTAATGGAAAGGACACTCTAGTGTCTTTACCAGCAAAACTCCAAGAGGGGTCACAAGAGACTCAGACACGgttaaaataactgaacaacaacagtggCCCACATAAAAGGCTTAGATGCTCAGAGGCATTTCTAACATACTGTAGAATCAGTTTTCAAAAGACCCTAACAGGTTTGAATGCTGGGCCAAATCTAATAACATAAAATCTAGTTTGGATTTCCCCTAAGAAATTGACCCCCACATAGGCTAGATAAAGGTTCAGTTAGATAACAATTGATGTGATGAAGATCTGAGGATTTTAGTGGGCTGCAAACCAAGGAGAGATCCATAGTGTGATATGATGACCAGGAAAGCTCATCTTTTAATGCTGATGCACTGGGAGAGGCATCATGCTTTAGGAATAAGGAGATGTGATAGTTTTCCTGTCCACTCTCCTGGTTGGACCACTCCTGCAGTATTTTAGGACAGATTTCAATGAGTTGAAAAGGCGCTCTAGAGCAAGACCGCCTGGATAGTGAAGAGCTTTATTTTCATGCCATAGGAAGACTGTGA
Encoded here:
- the RNF25 gene encoding E3 ubiquitin-protein ligase RNF25 isoform X3, producing MVLPSEVEVLESIYLDELQVVQGNGRSSPWEICITLHPATAEDQDSQFVCFTLVLLVPAQYPNEVPKISIRNPRGLSDEQIHKISQALNCVAEAGLGTAVLYELIEKGKEILTDNNIPHGQCVICLYGFQEKEAFTKTPCYHYFHCHCLARYIQHMEQELLAQKEEQQQHPGSPVEQGVGVQCPVCRELLVYDLATLQAAPPPQHPLEPYQPDAESLRQREERQRLYERQQQRGGIIDPEAERNRYFISLQQPSPVEPEVAQDASKGSQPPGAPATALPTPPDTLPVAPQHTRERISGAGPSQPGLNELQRAERDTSRACRTPGQQSEQRDLRGSGNSAPKGSSCTQELPPPTGPFKEPMDLKPEPQSQRVEGPTKEKGAGNWQGPPNRRNWECGRWERSKGRMPGSSYPRLPRGRGAYRPSARREPPGLEPEEAS
- the RNF25 gene encoding E3 ubiquitin-protein ligase RNF25 isoform X2, with product MQKSLGLRFPNSHRKKSGPECLRVLPSEVEVLESIYLDELQVVQGNGRSSPWEICITLHPATAEDQDSQFVCFTLVLLVPAQYPNEVPKISIRNPRGLSDEQIHKISQALNCVAEAGLGTAVLYELIEKGKEILTDNNIPHGQCVICLYGFQEKEAFTKTPCYHYFHCHCLARYIQHMEQELLAQKEEQQQHPGSPVEQGVGVQCPVCRELLVYDLATLQAAPPPQHPLEPYQPDAESLRQREERQRLYERQQQRGGIIDPEAERNRYFISLQQPSPVEPEVAQDASKGSQPPGAPATALPTPPDTLPVAPQHTRERISGAGPSQPGLNELQRAERDTSRACRTPGQQSEQRDLRGSGNSAPKGSSCTQELPPPTGPFKEPMDLKPEPQSQRVEGPTKEKGAGNWQGPPNRRNWECGRWERSKGRMPGSSYPRLPRGRGAYRPSARREPPGLEPEEAS
- the RNF25 gene encoding E3 ubiquitin-protein ligase RNF25 isoform X1, producing the protein MEALVRAAPNRLPAASGPSEDPGVYGRLVTAAGRRPLGLSTYRSAGRHFRFRRRQQEEMAAAAAAAGEEDWVLPSEVEVLESIYLDELQVVQGNGRSSPWEICITLHPATAEDQDSQFVCFTLVLLVPAQYPNEVPKISIRNPRGLSDEQIHKISQALNCVAEAGLGTAVLYELIEKGKEILTDNNIPHGQCVICLYGFQEKEAFTKTPCYHYFHCHCLARYIQHMEQELLAQKEEQQQHPGSPVEQGVGVQCPVCRELLVYDLATLQAAPPPQHPLEPYQPDAESLRQREERQRLYERQQQRGGIIDPEAERNRYFISLQQPSPVEPEVAQDASKGSQPPGAPATALPTPPDTLPVAPQHTRERISGAGPSQPGLNELQRAERDTSRACRTPGQQSEQRDLRGSGNSAPKGSSCTQELPPPTGPFKEPMDLKPEPQSQRVEGPTKEKGAGNWQGPPNRRNWECGRWERSKGRMPGSSYPRLPRGRGAYRPSARREPPGLEPEEAS
- the LOC100919063 gene encoding mitochondrial chaperone BCS1 isoform X1 gives rise to the protein MALSDFVLALKDNPYFGAGFGLVGVGTALALARKGAQLGLVAFRRYYMITLEVPGRDRSYSWLLSWLARHGSRTQHLSVETSYLQHESGHVSTKFDFVPSPGSHFIWYQGKWIRVERNREKQMIDLQTGTPWESVTFTALGTDRRIFCSILKEARELALQQQEGKTVMYTAMGSEWRPFGHPRRRRPLKSVVLQKGLAERIIQDIREFINNPKWYSDRGIPYRRGYLLYGPPGCGKSSFITALAGELEHSICLLSLTDSSLSDDRLNHLLSVAPQQSLVLLEDVDAAFLSRDLGKENPAKYQGLGRLTFSGLLNALDGVASTEARIVFMTTNYVDRLDPALVRPGRVDLKEYVGYCSHWQLSQMFQRFYPEEPVSTAESFADRALLAQGQLSAAQVQGHFMLFKNDPEGALKNVEALALTKPGLTSNQ
- the LOC100919063 gene encoding mitochondrial chaperone BCS1 isoform X2 produces the protein MIDLQTGTPWESVTFTALGTDRRIFCSILKEARELALQQQEGKTVMYTAMGSEWRPFGHPRRRRPLKSVVLQKGLAERIIQDIREFINNPKWYSDRGIPYRRGYLLYGPPGCGKSSFITALAGELEHSICLLSLTDSSLSDDRLNHLLSVAPQQSLVLLEDVDAAFLSRDLGKENPAKYQGLGRLTFSGLLNALDGVASTEARIVFMTTNYVDRLDPALVRPGRVDLKEYVGYCSHWQLSQMFQRFYPEEPVSTAESFADRALLAQGQLSAAQVQGHFMLFKNDPEGALKNVEALALTKPGLTSNQ